One genomic window of Clostridium taeniosporum includes the following:
- a CDS encoding polyprenyl synthetase family protein, with translation MEIDNLKNIIDEYLKNYFANKNSYNKTVYESAAYSVNIGGKRIRPILLMLTYSLYKDDIKKVLPIAAAIEMIHTYSLIHDDLPCMDNDDLRRGKPTNHRIFGENIAVLAGDALLNEAMTLLMKSSLQLEKNVLKASYEISKAAGPEGMIGGQVVDVLSEGKEISKEELEYMHKKKTGELIRVSIVSGGILANVPSRDIEALNEYGKKLGLAFQIKDDILDVIGTEEELGKAINKDTELNKTNFITVYGLEKCEELCKILTEECIKILDNLSVDSSLLKELTYNLLNRLN, from the coding sequence ATGGAGATAGATAATTTAAAAAATATAATAGATGAATATTTAAAAAATTATTTTGCAAACAAAAATTCTTATAATAAAACTGTTTATGAGTCAGCAGCATATAGCGTAAATATAGGAGGAAAAAGAATTCGTCCAATACTACTTATGTTAACTTATTCTTTATATAAAGATGATATAAAAAAAGTATTACCAATAGCAGCTGCAATAGAAATGATTCACACGTATTCTTTAATTCATGATGACCTTCCATGTATGGATAATGATGATTTAAGAAGAGGAAAGCCAACAAATCATAGGATCTTTGGTGAAAATATTGCAGTTTTAGCAGGAGATGCTTTATTAAATGAAGCTATGACATTACTTATGAAAAGTTCTTTGCAATTAGAAAAAAATGTATTAAAAGCTTCTTATGAAATTTCAAAGGCAGCAGGGCCAGAAGGAATGATAGGTGGTCAAGTTGTTGATGTATTAAGTGAAGGAAAAGAAATATCAAAAGAAGAATTAGAATATATGCATAAAAAGAAGACTGGCGAACTTATAAGAGTTTCTATAGTATCAGGGGGGATTTTAGCTAATGTTCCAAGTAGAGATATAGAGGCTTTAAATGAATATGGTAAAAAATTAGGGTTAGCATTTCAGATAAAAGATGATATATTAGATGTAATAGGAACTGAAGAAGAATTAGGTAAAGCAATAAATAAAGATACAGAATTAAATAAAACTAATTTCATAACTGTTTATGGGTTGGAAAAGTGTGAAGAACTTTGTAAAATATTAACTGAAGAATGTATAAAAATTTTAGACAACTTAAGTGTAGATTCTAGTTTATTAAAAGAATTAACTTATAATCTTTTAAATAGACTAAATTAA
- the xseB gene encoding exodeoxyribonuclease VII small subunit, protein MPRKESYEDMLNKLQDILSTLEGNNLNLEEGMKAYEDGVKLVNKLYKTLNSYEGKISVIKDEKEVEFEGQDGDR, encoded by the coding sequence ATGCCAAGAAAAGAAAGTTATGAAGATATGTTAAATAAACTTCAAGACATTTTAAGTACATTAGAGGGTAATAACTTAAATCTTGAAGAGGGTATGAAAGCATATGAAGATGGGGTTAAATTAGTTAATAAACTTTATAAGACTTTAAATTCATATGAAGGAAAAATATCTGTAATTAAGGATGAGAAAGAAGTGGAGTTTGAAGGTCAAGATGGAGATAGATAA
- the xseA gene encoding exodeoxyribonuclease VII large subunit, giving the protein MKIKTLTVSDLTSYIKKIIDNDFILNNLSVKGEISNLKFHSSGHIYFSLKDSNSKVNCVMFKGKASLLNIALEDGMEVIVKGRASIYTAAGSFQLYCDEIKKEGQGELFIKFEALKEKLSKAGYFDEIYKKSIPMYAKKIGVVTSSTGAVIRDIINVTKRRNSLVDIVLYPAKVQGDGAYKEIIEGIEYFNNKQDIDLIIIGRGGGSIEELWNFNEEELAEVIFNSKLPIISAVGHEVDFTISDFVSDIRAATPSQAAEIAVPLLSDINTRIYDISKTLDSEIQRKLRECKDKLEANKRLLKLHSPMTRIVNSYIEVDKLKDRLYFAIDTKIKREKQKIESLNSLLSANNPIKVLNKGYAIIEDENQEIIKETSRLKDQKEIRISLSDGKVKGNFIPIK; this is encoded by the coding sequence ATGAAGATTAAAACTTTAACTGTTTCAGACTTAACAAGCTATATAAAAAAAATAATAGATAATGACTTTATTTTAAATAATCTCTCTGTAAAAGGGGAGATTTCTAATTTAAAGTTTCATAGCAGTGGACATATTTACTTTTCTTTAAAAGATAGTAATAGCAAAGTAAACTGTGTTATGTTTAAAGGTAAAGCAAGTCTTTTAAATATTGCTTTAGAAGATGGTATGGAAGTTATAGTAAAAGGTAGAGCATCTATTTATACAGCTGCAGGCAGTTTTCAACTTTATTGTGATGAAATTAAAAAAGAAGGTCAAGGAGAACTTTTTATAAAATTTGAAGCTCTTAAAGAGAAACTATCAAAAGCAGGATATTTTGATGAGATATATAAGAAAAGTATTCCAATGTATGCTAAAAAAATAGGTGTTGTAACCTCATCAACAGGTGCAGTAATAAGAGATATAATAAATGTAACTAAGAGAAGAAATTCATTAGTAGATATAGTTTTATATCCTGCAAAGGTTCAAGGCGATGGTGCATATAAAGAAATAATTGAAGGAATTGAATATTTTAATAATAAGCAAGATATTGATCTTATAATAATTGGAAGAGGCGGAGGTTCTATAGAAGAACTCTGGAATTTTAATGAAGAAGAGCTTGCAGAAGTCATATTTAATTCAAAACTTCCTATTATTTCAGCAGTAGGTCATGAAGTAGATTTTACAATTTCAGATTTTGTTTCTGATATAAGAGCTGCAACACCTTCACAAGCAGCTGAAATAGCAGTTCCACTCTTAAGTGATATAAATACAAGGATTTATGACATATCTAAAACATTGGATAGTGAAATTCAAAGAAAATTAAGAGAATGTAAGGATAAATTAGAAGCGAATAAGAGACTTTTAAAATTACATTCTCCAATGACTAGAATAGTAAACTCGTATATAGAAGTTGATAAATTAAAAGATAGATTATATTTTGCAATAGACACAAAAATAAAGAGAGAAAAGCAAAAAATAGAATCATTAAATAGTTTATTAAGCGCAAATAATCCTATAAAGGTACTTAATAAAGGATATGCTATAATAGAAGATGAAAATCAAGAAATCATTAAAGAAACATCAAGATTAAAAGACCAAAAAGAAATTCGAATTTCTTTAAGTGATGGTAAAGTTAAAGGGAATTTTATACCTATTAAGTAA
- a CDS encoding bifunctional methylenetetrahydrofolate dehydrogenase/methenyltetrahydrofolate cyclohydrolase → MGQIINGKEVALKIKEEIKTFVEERKNNKLSIPKIASILVGNDGGSIYYMSSQEKVANSLGVDFLKIVLEEKVNDEDVINEIHKLNDDSSIQGIILQLPLPKHLDEKKIIKEISIKKDIDCLTFESQGKLYMGEKGFLPCTPNSVVTLIKSLNIDITGKEVVVLGRSNIVGKPVAQLLLNENATVTICHSKTKNLKEVCSKADILVVAIGKPKFIDGEYVKEDAIVIDVGTSSFEGKITGDVNFDKVIDKASFVTPVPGGVGALTTTLLIKNSCEALKEYED, encoded by the coding sequence ATGGGGCAAATTATAAATGGAAAAGAAGTAGCATTAAAAATAAAAGAGGAAATAAAAACTTTTGTAGAAGAAAGAAAAAACAATAAATTAAGTATTCCAAAGATTGCATCTATATTAGTTGGAAATGATGGTGGATCAATTTATTATATGTCAAGTCAAGAAAAAGTAGCTAATTCTTTAGGAGTAGATTTTTTGAAAATTGTACTGGAAGAAAAGGTTAATGATGAAGATGTTATAAATGAAATACATAAATTAAATGATGATTCTAGTATTCAAGGAATTATATTACAATTACCTTTACCTAAGCATTTAGATGAAAAGAAAATAATAAAAGAGATATCTATTAAAAAGGATATAGATTGTCTTACATTTGAAAGTCAAGGTAAATTGTATATGGGTGAAAAAGGATTTTTACCATGTACACCTAATTCAGTTGTAACTTTAATTAAGAGCCTTAATATTGATATAACTGGTAAAGAAGTAGTTGTACTTGGAAGAAGTAACATAGTAGGTAAGCCAGTAGCACAACTTTTATTAAATGAAAATGCAACAGTTACTATATGTCATTCTAAAACAAAGAATTTAAAAGAAGTTTGTAGTAAAGCAGATATATTAGTAGTGGCAATTGGTAAACCTAAGTTTATAGATGGAGAATATGTAAAAGAAGATGCAATAGTTATTGATGTTGGAACTTCATCTTTTGAGGGTAAAATAACTGGGGATGTTAATTTTGATAAGGTAATAGATAAAGCTTCTTTTGTAACACCAGTACCAGGGGGAGTTGGAGCTTTAACTACAACACTTTTAATAAAAAATTCATGTGAGGCTTTAAAGGAATATGAAGATTAA
- the nusB gene encoding transcription antitermination factor NusB codes for MNRKLSREKAMELLFGMTLNTDNCEETLENFVDNYEGNIKELDLTYIKRILIGVENNKDNIDEAISNNLCNWKIDRISKVNLCILRLAVYELLYDEEIPNKVAINEALEITKKYSDEKSVSFINGVLDKILKK; via the coding sequence ATGAACAGAAAACTATCAAGAGAAAAAGCAATGGAATTATTATTTGGAATGACATTAAATACTGATAATTGTGAGGAAACTTTAGAAAATTTTGTAGATAATTATGAAGGTAATATAAAAGAATTAGATTTAACATACATAAAAAGAATATTAATAGGTGTAGAAAATAATAAAGACAATATAGATGAAGCTATATCAAATAACTTATGTAATTGGAAAATAGATAGAATATCAAAAGTTAATTTGTGTATATTAAGATTAGCTGTATATGAATTATTATATGATGAAGAAATTCCTAATAAAGTTGCAATAAATGAAGCATTAGAAATAACAAAGAAATATTCAGATGAAAAAAGTGTTTCGTTTATAAATGGAGTTTTAGATAAAATTTTAAAAAAATAG
- a CDS encoding Asp23/Gls24 family envelope stress response protein → MESLNREDNVGIVKISDEVVSVISGIAAQEIEGVSDYPVGASNNLSSILKGKKSLGKSTKVTLLEDKATIDINLSVEYGVKIMEVVSQVQDNVKRTVEAMTGLVVEAVNVYVQNIYMPKKEESESN, encoded by the coding sequence ATGGAAAGTTTGAATAGAGAAGATAACGTTGGTATAGTAAAGATATCAGATGAAGTAGTAAGCGTTATTTCAGGTATTGCAGCACAAGAAATTGAAGGTGTTAGTGATTACCCAGTAGGGGCCTCAAATAATTTATCAAGTATTTTAAAAGGTAAGAAATCATTAGGTAAGTCAACAAAGGTTACTTTGCTTGAGGATAAAGCAACTATAGATATAAATTTAAGTGTCGAGTATGGTGTAAAAATAATGGAGGTAGTTTCACAAGTTCAAGACAATGTAAAAAGAACAGTTGAAGCTATGACAGGATTAGTGGTAGAGGCTGTGAATGTGTATGTTCAGAACATATATATGCCTAAAAAAGAAGAAAGTGAATCTAATTAA
- a CDS encoding SpoIIIAH-like family protein: protein MKRKQLGIIFTLLALILCVGVLAAKLNNGGLNDPTDLSAVLSAENVAVNEENGEEKKTDDDKATLSQNEYFFQARSDREQQESATIQSLKALVADENTPKEKKEDANKELKERILRKDNEGRIELNIKNKGYEDALCMIDDNKATVIVKSPNTIEEKDSVAIQEIVQNVSKIKDVIIQVQR, encoded by the coding sequence ATGAAAAGGAAACAATTAGGTATAATCTTTACTTTGTTAGCATTAATATTATGTGTAGGGGTGTTAGCAGCAAAGTTAAATAATGGAGGGTTGAATGATCCAACTGATTTAAGTGCAGTATTATCAGCAGAAAATGTTGCTGTTAATGAAGAAAATGGAGAAGAGAAAAAGACTGATGATGATAAAGCAACATTGAGTCAAAATGAATATTTCTTTCAAGCTAGAAGTGATAGAGAGCAACAAGAAAGTGCAACAATTCAAAGCTTAAAAGCATTAGTGGCAGATGAAAATACACCTAAGGAAAAGAAAGAAGATGCAAATAAGGAATTGAAAGAAAGAATTTTAAGAAAAGATAATGAAGGTAGAATTGAATTAAATATAAAAAATAAAGGTTATGAAGATGCATTATGTATGATAGATGATAATAAAGCAACAGTAATAGTAAAGTCACCAAATACTATTGAAGAAAAAGATAGTGTTGCTATCCAAGAAATAGTTCAAAATGTATCAAAGATAAAAGATGTAATAATACAAGTTCAAAGATAA